A genomic segment from Acyrthosiphon pisum isolate AL4f chromosome A3, pea_aphid_22Mar2018_4r6ur, whole genome shotgun sequence encodes:
- the LOC100164117 gene encoding WD repeat domain 61-like yields MHTLAYKHSNAHDDSIWACDWGELRTTKTIDRDDFDKGDESDEEVQELSSDCIVTGSIDETVKIWNYDKATNLNLDKTLSEHTLGVISVALNSDASIIASSALDSTLMLWNTTTGEKIKTFSIGPVELWTIAFSPDDNYIISGSHSGKINLFGVETGKQEQTFDTRGKFTLSIAYSPDGKYIACGALDGIINVFDVLSGKLTHTLEGHAMPIRSLCFSSDSKYLLTGADDGQMKIYAVHHAEVLGTVSGHGSWVLSVDFSPDCKSFVSGSADNTVKVWDVTNRSCLNTLKEHKDKVWCVKYNSTGDKMVSVSDDASINIYSSL; encoded by the exons ATGCATACGTTAGCTTATAAACACAGCAATGCTCATGACGATAGTATTTGGGCATGCGATTGGGGTGAATTGCGAACTACAAAAACTATAGATCGAGACGATTTTGACAAAGGTGATGAGTCTGACGAAGAAGTACAAGAACTTTCATCTGATTGTATAGTTACTGGCTCCATTGATGAAACTGTGAAAATATGGAATTATGATAAGGCGACCAATCTCAATCTTGACAAAACTCTTAGTGAACACACACTAGGTGTGATATCTGTTGCACTGAATTCAGATGCATCTATAATTGCATCCAGTGCATTGGATTCCACGTTAATGTTATGGAACACTACGACAGgagagaaaataaaaacattctcAATTGGACCTGTTGAATTATGGACTATTGCATTTTCACCAGATGACAACTACATTATTTCTGGTAGTCATTctggtaaaattaatttgtttggcGTTGAAACAGGAAAACAAGAACAAACATTTGACACTAGAG gaaAATTTACATTGAGCATAGCTTATAGTCCAGATGGTAAATACATAGCTTGTGGTGCTCTAGATGGTATCATCAATGTCTTCGATGTTTTGTCCGGCAAACTTACTCACACTCTTGAAGGACATGCTATGCCAATTCGATCATTGTGCTTTTCATCAGattcaaaatacttattaaCTGGAGCAGATGATGGTCAGATGAAAATCTATGCAGTTCATCATGCTGAAGTATTGGGAACTGTATCTGGTCATGGTTCATGGGTATTGAGTGTGGACTTTTCACCAGACTGTAAAAGCTTTGTTTCGGGAAGTGCTGATAATACGGTTAAAGTCTGGGATGTAACAAACCGTAGTTgcttaaatacattaaaagaaCATAAAGACAAAGTATGGTGTGTGAAATATAACTCAACTGGAGATAAAATGGTATCAGTATCTGATGATgcatcaattaatatatattcatcTCTTTAA